A stretch of the Enterobacter mori genome encodes the following:
- a CDS encoding sugar-binding transcriptional regulator, with translation MSKEDDIRLDQKVRAAWMYYIAGLNQSEIASELGTSRPVVQRLIAAAKEEGIVSIGLHHPVANCLDYAQLLAEKYHLTHCNIVPVYRNESALDSVTFGCYQLMARYLQGDKPTVVGIGSGLTLKKTIKRIDFDSHNTRCVALISAMNEHGQCNYYDDVPLLLARKIQGKYYQWPAPRYAQSSEEHEMWCSNRLFRNVCAVADAADVIFVGIGALGRQSPIFKDGFIDEAQLEELTQRGGVGEILGRFIDADGNVIDSQINRLITSYDIRQGQCPRIAAACGEDKRPAILAALKGGWVNGLVTDEQTARWLLTR, from the coding sequence GTGAGCAAAGAAGATGACATCAGGCTCGATCAAAAGGTGCGGGCGGCATGGATGTATTACATTGCCGGGCTTAATCAAAGCGAAATTGCCAGCGAGCTCGGCACCTCAAGACCGGTGGTGCAGCGGCTGATTGCCGCCGCGAAAGAGGAAGGCATTGTCTCGATTGGGCTTCATCACCCTGTCGCTAACTGTCTTGATTATGCGCAGCTTCTCGCGGAAAAGTATCACCTTACCCACTGCAACATTGTGCCCGTCTACCGCAATGAAAGCGCGCTGGATAGCGTGACGTTTGGCTGTTATCAGCTGATGGCCCGCTACCTGCAGGGTGATAAACCCACGGTTGTCGGAATTGGCTCCGGACTGACGCTAAAAAAAACCATCAAGCGTATCGATTTTGACAGCCACAACACCCGCTGTGTCGCCCTGATCAGCGCCATGAACGAGCACGGACAATGTAACTATTACGATGATGTGCCTTTGCTGCTGGCGCGTAAAATTCAGGGCAAATATTACCAGTGGCCGGCGCCACGTTATGCTCAGTCCAGCGAGGAGCATGAAATGTGGTGCTCAAACCGCCTGTTCCGTAACGTCTGCGCCGTTGCGGATGCGGCCGATGTGATTTTTGTCGGCATCGGGGCGCTGGGCAGGCAGAGCCCTATCTTCAAAGACGGTTTTATCGATGAGGCACAGCTGGAAGAGTTGACCCAGCGCGGTGGCGTAGGCGAAATACTCGGACGCTTTATCGATGCCGACGGCAACGTCATCGACAGCCAGATTAATCGCTTGATTACCAGCTACGATATTCGTCAGGGTCAGTGTCCGCGCATTGCGGCCGCCTGCGGCGAAGATAAACGCCCGGCGATCCTTGCCGCCCTCAAAGGCGGCTGGGTAAACGGGCTGGTGACGGATGAGCAGACCGCGCGCTGGCTGCTGACGCGTTAG
- the dalD gene encoding D-arabinitol 4-dehydrogenase has product MTEKYTWLHIGLGSFHRAHQAWYLHRLSAGGDTRWHIAAGNIRNDAEHVVQALAAQKGRYVLETVSPEGERDYEEIASIQTLIPWQADLQPLIAEGANPQTRVIAFTVTEGGYYLDTSHRLDVANADLTSDIKGGCKTIYGTIARILEARMANGAGPVTLLNCDNVRHNGERFHDGLVEFLTLSGKQRVIDWLSANATCPNTMVDRITPRPAADLPARIKARTGIDDNAPVMGERFIQWVVEDNFRDVRPALETVGVELVGSVIPYEEAKIRILNASHSCIAWAGTLVGQQYIHESTLTEFIYKIADRYVTEDVIPCLGDNGIDLPAYRDVVLKRFTNPWIQDTNQRVAADGFSKIPAMIAPTMRECYQRGARPDATAMLPALFYVYMEQWHHGKLPYEYQDGILNASAVHAMFESDDPIARYASDTALFGDLADRKDFAALLREKIADVYALIN; this is encoded by the coding sequence ATGACCGAGAAATACACATGGCTACATATTGGGCTTGGGTCTTTTCATCGTGCGCATCAGGCGTGGTATCTGCACCGCCTGAGTGCCGGCGGCGATACGCGCTGGCACATCGCTGCCGGCAATATACGCAACGATGCCGAACATGTGGTGCAGGCGCTGGCTGCGCAGAAGGGGCGATATGTACTCGAGACCGTCAGCCCGGAAGGTGAGAGAGACTATGAAGAGATCGCCTCGATTCAAACGCTGATCCCGTGGCAGGCGGATTTGCAGCCGCTGATTGCCGAAGGGGCGAACCCGCAGACTCGGGTTATCGCGTTTACCGTGACGGAGGGGGGCTACTATCTGGACACCAGCCACAGGCTGGACGTGGCCAATGCCGATCTGACGAGCGATATCAAGGGCGGCTGTAAAACCATCTACGGGACAATTGCCCGGATCCTCGAAGCGCGTATGGCGAACGGAGCGGGTCCGGTAACTCTGCTTAACTGTGACAACGTGCGGCATAACGGCGAGCGCTTCCACGACGGGCTGGTTGAATTCTTAACCCTTAGCGGCAAACAGAGGGTCATCGACTGGCTGAGCGCTAACGCGACCTGTCCGAATACCATGGTGGATCGCATCACACCGCGTCCGGCAGCCGATCTCCCGGCGCGCATTAAGGCCCGGACGGGCATAGACGATAACGCCCCGGTTATGGGCGAACGCTTTATTCAATGGGTGGTTGAAGACAATTTCCGCGACGTTCGTCCGGCGCTGGAAACGGTGGGCGTGGAGCTGGTGGGATCCGTCATCCCCTATGAAGAGGCGAAGATCCGCATCCTCAATGCATCCCATAGCTGTATTGCCTGGGCGGGCACTCTGGTGGGGCAGCAGTATATCCACGAAAGCACGCTAACAGAGTTTATCTACAAGATTGCCGACCGCTACGTAACGGAAGATGTCATTCCCTGCCTGGGGGATAATGGCATAGATCTGCCAGCCTACCGCGATGTGGTGCTTAAGCGTTTTACCAACCCCTGGATTCAGGACACCAACCAGCGCGTGGCGGCCGACGGGTTCTCGAAGATCCCGGCCATGATTGCCCCAACGATGCGTGAATGTTACCAGCGCGGCGCACGTCCTGACGCTACCGCTATGCTGCCTGCGCTGTTCTACGTCTATATGGAGCAGTGGCATCACGGCAAGCTGCCGTATGAATATCAGGACGGTATCCTCAACGCCTCTGCGGTACATGCGATGTTCGAATCGGACGATCCGATAGCACGATATGCCAGCGATACCGCCCTGTTTGGCGACCTGGCCGACCGCAAGGACTTTGCCGCGCTACTGCGTGAAAAAATCGCTGACGTCTACGCGCTGATTAACTGA
- a CDS encoding SDR family oxidoreductase, translating to MNHSVPSMNSSLQGKVAAITGAASGIGLECAKTLLGAGAKVVLIDREGEKLQRIVAELGENAFALQIDLFKPEQVDAMLSDIVGLAGGLDIFHANAGAYIGGPVAEGDPDVWDRVLNLNINAAFRCVRAVLPHMIAQKSGDIIFTSSIAGVVPVIWEPIYTASKFAVQAFVHTTRRQVAEHGVRVGAVLPGPVVTALLDDWPQAKMDEALANGSLMQPIEVAESVLFMVTRSKNVTVRDLVILPNSVDL from the coding sequence ATGAATCACTCTGTCCCCTCCATGAATAGTTCCCTTCAGGGCAAAGTCGCTGCTATCACTGGTGCCGCCTCAGGTATTGGCCTGGAGTGTGCAAAAACGCTGCTCGGCGCTGGCGCTAAGGTGGTGTTAATCGACCGTGAAGGCGAGAAGCTTCAGCGCATTGTCGCCGAGCTGGGCGAGAACGCGTTTGCCCTGCAAATCGATCTGTTCAAACCCGAGCAAGTCGACGCTATGCTGAGCGATATTGTCGGCCTCGCCGGCGGCCTGGATATTTTTCACGCCAATGCAGGCGCGTACATCGGCGGGCCGGTTGCTGAAGGCGACCCGGACGTCTGGGATCGCGTGCTAAACCTGAATATCAACGCCGCCTTCCGCTGCGTTCGCGCCGTACTGCCGCATATGATTGCGCAGAAGTCAGGCGATATTATCTTCACCAGCTCCATTGCGGGCGTGGTGCCGGTTATCTGGGAACCGATCTACACCGCGTCCAAATTTGCCGTTCAGGCGTTCGTACATACCACCCGTCGTCAGGTCGCGGAACATGGCGTACGCGTTGGAGCCGTCCTGCCTGGGCCGGTAGTGACGGCTCTGCTCGACGACTGGCCGCAGGCCAAGATGGATGAAGCGCTGGCAAACGGCAGCCTGATGCAGCCGATTGAAGTCGCGGAATCGGTGTTGTTCATGGTGACCCGTTCGAAGAACGTTACCGTCCGGGACCTGGTGATTCTGCCTAACAGCGTCGATCTTTAA
- the xylB gene encoding xylulokinase has protein sequence MYLGIDLGTSEVKALVIDENNGVVATHSAPLTIQRPKPHWSEQSPEAWWEATEYLIATLREKCGHHWQAIKAIGLSGQMHGAVLLDAAGEPLRPAILWNDTRCAQECAELEEMAPELHQVAGNLAMPGFTAPKLLWVRRHEPQNFGRLATVLLPKDYLRFKMTGKKISDMSDSAGTLWLDVGKRDWSDALLEKCGLSRAAMPALVEGCEVSAVLEPAVAQRWGLNPSVIVAGGGGDNAVSAIGVGAVSPGDAFISLGTSGVLFVVTDAYRPAPQSAVHAFCHVLPNLWHQMSVMLSAASCLQWFCRLVGVTELELLEEIAQLSDAEKASAPMFLPYLSGERTPHNDPDVRGMFWGLTHASQRALMGYAVLEGVSFGIADGLRVLQESGTQIEQCSLVGGGARSPFWAQLLADILAMPVVTHKGGETGGALGAARLACLAAGKPLASVCEKPEVHRTWHSDPARHRALMTRYQQFNALYQNDLNYRKP, from the coding sequence ATGTATCTGGGCATCGATCTTGGCACATCAGAAGTAAAGGCGCTGGTCATTGACGAAAACAACGGCGTTGTCGCCACCCATAGCGCGCCGCTGACGATACAGCGTCCGAAGCCGCACTGGTCTGAACAATCGCCGGAAGCCTGGTGGGAGGCAACCGAATACCTGATTGCCACCCTCCGGGAGAAGTGCGGTCACCACTGGCAGGCGATAAAAGCTATTGGCCTTTCCGGGCAGATGCACGGTGCGGTACTGCTTGATGCCGCGGGTGAACCCCTGCGTCCGGCCATCCTGTGGAATGACACCCGCTGCGCGCAGGAGTGCGCAGAGCTGGAAGAGATGGCGCCCGAGCTGCATCAGGTTGCAGGTAACCTGGCAATGCCGGGGTTTACGGCACCAAAGCTGCTCTGGGTGCGCCGCCATGAGCCGCAGAACTTCGGCCGTCTCGCCACCGTGCTGCTGCCGAAGGATTATCTGCGCTTCAAAATGACCGGTAAAAAGATCTCTGATATGTCGGACTCGGCCGGAACGCTGTGGCTGGATGTAGGAAAACGGGACTGGTCTGATGCGCTGCTGGAAAAATGCGGTCTGTCGCGTGCCGCCATGCCTGCGCTGGTGGAAGGGTGTGAGGTCTCGGCGGTACTCGAACCTGCGGTGGCGCAGCGGTGGGGTCTGAACCCCTCGGTTATCGTTGCCGGCGGCGGGGGAGATAACGCCGTCAGCGCGATAGGGGTAGGGGCCGTTTCGCCGGGCGATGCGTTTATTTCGCTCGGCACCTCCGGCGTGCTGTTTGTGGTAACGGATGCCTATCGTCCGGCGCCGCAGTCCGCTGTGCACGCGTTCTGTCACGTGCTGCCAAACCTGTGGCACCAGATGAGCGTGATGTTAAGCGCCGCCAGCTGTCTGCAGTGGTTTTGTCGTCTGGTGGGCGTCACGGAGCTGGAGCTGCTTGAGGAGATCGCGCAGCTAAGCGATGCGGAGAAAGCGAGCGCGCCGATGTTCCTGCCGTACCTGTCCGGGGAACGTACGCCGCACAACGATCCCGATGTGCGGGGCATGTTCTGGGGGCTAACGCACGCCAGCCAGCGTGCGCTGATGGGGTATGCGGTGCTGGAAGGCGTCAGCTTCGGTATTGCCGATGGCCTTCGCGTGTTGCAGGAGAGCGGCACGCAGATTGAACAGTGTTCTCTCGTCGGCGGCGGGGCGCGTAGCCCTTTCTGGGCTCAGCTGCTGGCCGATATTCTGGCTATGCCGGTGGTGACGCATAAGGGAGGCGAAACCGGCGGCGCGCTGGGGGCTGCACGGCTGGCCTGTCTCGCAGCCGGTAAGCCGCTGGCTTCCGTGTGCGAAAAGCCTGAAGTCCATAGAACCTGGCACAGCGATCCGGCGCGCCACCGTGCGCTGATGACGCGTTACCAGCAGTTCAACGCGCTTTACCAAAACGACCTGAACTACCGAAAACCATAA
- a CDS encoding RbtT/DalT/CsbX family MFS transporter, with amino-acid sequence MSLNNKQWLGLPLSLVWGYIAIAVFMTGDGFELAFLSHYIKALGFTPAEASFAFTLYGLAAALSAWISGVVAEIITPQKTMLIGFVLWCVFHVLFLVFGLGQANYGLILLFYGIRGLAYPLFLYAFIVAIVHNVRSDSTSAALGWFWAVYSIGIGVFGSYIPSFTIPHIGEMGTLWLALAFCVTGGIIALVSLRKVETPRHMQTLSTREKFAELGRAATLLYTNRSILLSSMVRIINTLSLFGFAVIMPMMFVDELGFTTSEWLQVWAVFFFTTIFSNVFWGVVAEKMGWMRVVRWFGCIGMALSSLAFYYIPQHFGHNFAIALVPAIALGIFVAAFVPMAAVFPALEPGHKGAAISVYNLSAGLSNFLAPAIAVVLLPWFSTLGVVIAYTVLYVVAFILCPFIRVEQPGFVRQEACKGETVGIS; translated from the coding sequence ATGTCGTTAAATAACAAACAATGGCTGGGATTACCCCTGAGTCTGGTCTGGGGGTATATCGCTATCGCGGTCTTTATGACGGGCGACGGTTTCGAGCTGGCATTTCTGTCGCACTATATTAAGGCGCTGGGCTTCACGCCTGCAGAGGCCTCTTTCGCCTTTACGCTCTACGGTCTCGCGGCGGCGCTCTCCGCCTGGATCTCCGGCGTGGTGGCTGAAATAATTACCCCGCAAAAAACCATGCTGATTGGCTTCGTCCTGTGGTGCGTTTTCCACGTCCTGTTTCTCGTTTTTGGTCTGGGTCAGGCAAATTACGGATTAATTCTGCTGTTTTACGGGATCCGCGGCCTGGCCTATCCGCTGTTCCTTTACGCCTTTATCGTCGCGATTGTGCATAACGTTCGCAGCGACAGTACCAGCGCGGCGCTGGGCTGGTTCTGGGCGGTTTACTCTATCGGCATCGGCGTGTTCGGCAGCTACATTCCGAGCTTTACCATTCCGCACATCGGGGAGATGGGCACGCTGTGGCTGGCGCTGGCATTCTGCGTAACCGGCGGGATCATTGCGCTGGTCTCTCTGCGTAAGGTGGAAACGCCACGGCATATGCAGACTCTCTCCACCCGGGAAAAATTCGCCGAGCTGGGCCGTGCGGCAACGCTGCTCTACACCAACCGCAGTATTCTGCTCTCCAGCATGGTGCGTATCATCAACACCCTCTCCCTGTTCGGGTTTGCGGTCATCATGCCGATGATGTTTGTTGACGAGCTGGGCTTCACCACCTCCGAGTGGCTGCAGGTCTGGGCGGTATTCTTTTTCACCACCATCTTCTCGAACGTCTTCTGGGGCGTGGTGGCGGAAAAAATGGGCTGGATGCGGGTGGTGCGCTGGTTTGGCTGCATCGGGATGGCGCTCTCGAGCCTGGCGTTTTACTACATTCCGCAGCACTTCGGACATAACTTTGCCATAGCGCTGGTGCCGGCCATCGCGCTGGGGATTTTCGTGGCGGCCTTTGTACCGATGGCGGCGGTGTTCCCGGCGCTGGAGCCGGGGCACAAGGGGGCGGCGATTTCGGTGTATAACCTTTCAGCCGGTCTGTCCAACTTCCTTGCCCCGGCGATTGCCGTGGTGCTGCTGCCCTGGTTCAGCACCCTCGGCGTGGTCATCGCCTATACGGTGCTGTATGTCGTGGCCTTCATCCTGTGTCCGTTTATTCGGGTTGAACAGCCTGGGTTTGTTCGTCAGGAAGCCTGTAAGGGTGAAACGGTCGGCATTTCGTAA
- a CDS encoding LacI family DNA-binding transcriptional regulator, which translates to MTRVEKTKKTTIYDLAELTGVSASAVSAILNGNWKKRRISAKLAEKVTRIAEEQGYAVNRQASLLRSKKSNVIGMIVPKYDNRYFGSIAEKFEEMARARGLLPIITCTRRQPELELDAARAMLSWQVDWVIATGATHPDKIAELCHQAGVPTLNLDLPGTLAPSIISDNYGGAKMLTERILASSFKRFGSLAPLTFVGGRRSDNNTAERLRGFLDAHQAHGLTVPEPQLLVTGYSSSRVEEQLRATFPSPSTALKGLFVNSTISLEGVVRWLAQNGQTGLNQPPMGCFDWDPFVSLLGHDIDMVRQDVSAMLEKVFEILDSGDTSVRRIEIPPELIGSQSVTG; encoded by the coding sequence GTGACGCGCGTTGAGAAAACGAAGAAAACGACCATCTACGATCTGGCGGAACTCACCGGGGTTTCGGCCAGTGCGGTGAGTGCTATTTTGAATGGCAACTGGAAGAAACGTCGCATCAGCGCGAAGCTGGCGGAAAAGGTGACCCGCATTGCGGAGGAGCAGGGCTACGCGGTTAACCGTCAGGCAAGCCTGCTCCGCAGCAAGAAATCGAACGTTATCGGCATGATCGTGCCGAAATATGACAACCGCTATTTCGGCTCTATAGCGGAAAAATTTGAAGAGATGGCGCGTGCCAGAGGGCTGTTGCCGATTATTACCTGCACACGCCGACAGCCGGAACTCGAGCTGGACGCCGCCCGTGCCATGCTCTCCTGGCAGGTTGACTGGGTCATTGCCACGGGGGCGACACACCCGGACAAAATTGCTGAACTCTGTCATCAGGCGGGCGTGCCTACGCTAAATCTTGATCTGCCGGGTACCCTGGCGCCCTCCATCATTTCAGATAACTACGGCGGCGCAAAGATGCTGACAGAGCGGATCCTCGCCAGCAGCTTTAAACGCTTTGGTTCGCTGGCACCGCTGACCTTCGTGGGCGGACGCCGGAGTGATAACAACACCGCAGAGCGCCTGCGCGGGTTCCTCGATGCCCATCAGGCCCACGGGCTGACCGTTCCGGAACCGCAGCTGCTGGTCACCGGGTACTCGTCATCACGCGTGGAGGAGCAGCTCAGAGCCACCTTCCCGTCGCCATCGACGGCGCTAAAGGGGCTGTTTGTCAATTCGACCATTTCGCTGGAGGGGGTGGTACGTTGGCTGGCTCAAAACGGGCAGACCGGCCTAAACCAGCCGCCGATGGGCTGTTTTGACTGGGACCCGTTTGTCTCTCTGCTGGGACATGATATCGACATGGTGCGCCAGGACGTCTCAGCGATGCTGGAAAAGGTATTTGAAATTCTCGATTCCGGTGATACCTCGGTCAGGCGTATTGAGATCCCACCGGAGCTGATTGGCAGCCAGAGCGTCACGGGCTAG
- a CDS encoding HAD family hydrolase, with translation MMGVKAVIFDMDGVIIDSEGLWRQAQKEALAGWRAEVSDEECESLTKGKRLDEIARTWCEHCRLEADPAMIEAAIRLRIIELIGREGKAIEGVYDVMTYFREAGYRIALATSSAYEIVHAVLEKLSIGHYFEVICSADDERYGKPHPAVYLSALRKLGLAASQCIVIEDSPSGYRAALSAGLKTLVVSPACRHASFKDASGRYASMHALLETLAVPAPEAG, from the coding sequence ATGATGGGTGTTAAGGCGGTAATTTTTGACATGGATGGCGTCATCATTGACTCCGAGGGGCTGTGGCGTCAGGCGCAAAAAGAAGCCCTGGCAGGCTGGCGTGCTGAGGTCAGCGACGAAGAGTGTGAGTCACTGACAAAAGGCAAGCGGCTGGATGAGATTGCCCGGACCTGGTGCGAACACTGCAGACTTGAGGCCGATCCTGCAATGATTGAAGCGGCCATCCGTCTGCGCATCATCGAACTGATTGGCCGGGAAGGCAAAGCGATAGAGGGCGTCTACGACGTGATGACATATTTTCGTGAGGCAGGCTACCGGATTGCACTTGCTACCTCTTCGGCGTATGAAATCGTGCATGCTGTGCTAGAGAAACTCAGTATCGGCCACTATTTTGAGGTCATTTGCAGCGCCGACGATGAACGCTACGGTAAACCGCACCCTGCGGTCTATCTCTCTGCGCTGCGAAAATTAGGCCTGGCGGCCTCACAGTGCATCGTGATTGAGGACAGCCCGAGCGGCTACCGTGCCGCCCTGAGCGCGGGGCTAAAAACCCTCGTCGTCTCGCCAGCGTGCCGTCACGCCAGCTTTAAAGATGCCAGCGGTCGGTATGCGTCTATGCATGCGCTGCTCGAAACGCTTGCCGTTCCAGCCCCAGAAGCGGGTTAA
- a CDS encoding RbtT/DalT/CsbX family MFS transporter: protein MSEINKQWLGLPLNLLWGYLAIAVFMTGDGFELAFLSHYIKSLGFTPAEASFAFTLYGLAAALSAWISGVVAEIITPQKTMLIGFVLWCVFHVLFLVFGLGQANYALILLFYGIRGLAYPLFLYAFIVVIIHNVRSDKSSSALGWYWAVYSVGIGVAGSYIPSFTIPHIGEMGTLWLALAFCLAGGIIAMVSLRNVKTPTHMHNLSTREKFAELGRAATLLYTNRSILLSSMVRIINTLSLFGFAVIMPMMFVDELGFTTSEWLQVWAVFFFTTIFSNVFWGVVAEKMGWMRVVRWFGCIGMALSSLAFYYIPQHFGHNFAMALVPAIALGIFVAAFVPMAAVFPALEPGHKGAAISVYNLSAGLSNFLAPAIAVVLLPWFSTLGVVIAYTVLYLLAFVLCAFISVTQPGLEQANSSKRGTASLLNTPHPETLKE from the coding sequence ATGTCCGAAATAAATAAACAGTGGCTGGGATTGCCGCTGAACCTGCTATGGGGATATCTGGCAATCGCGGTCTTTATGACGGGAGACGGTTTCGAGCTGGCATTTCTGTCGCACTATATTAAATCGCTGGGCTTCACGCCTGCTGAGGCCTCTTTCGCCTTTACGCTCTACGGTCTCGCGGCGGCGCTCTCCGCCTGGATCTCCGGCGTGGTGGCTGAAATCATCACGCCGCAAAAAACCATGCTGATTGGCTTCGTCCTGTGGTGCGTTTTCCACGTCCTGTTTCTCGTTTTTGGTCTGGGTCAGGCAAATTATGCATTAATTCTGCTGTTTTACGGGATCCGCGGCCTGGCCTATCCGTTATTCCTTTACGCCTTTATCGTGGTGATTATTCATAATGTGCGTAGCGATAAATCCAGCTCAGCGCTGGGCTGGTACTGGGCAGTTTATTCCGTGGGTATTGGCGTGGCGGGCAGTTATATTCCGAGCTTTACCATTCCGCACATCGGGGAAATGGGCACCCTGTGGCTGGCGCTGGCGTTTTGCCTGGCGGGAGGAATCATCGCCATGGTATCCCTTCGCAACGTCAAAACCCCAACGCACATGCATAATCTCTCCACCCGGGAAAAATTCGCCGAGCTGGGCCGTGCGGCAACGCTGCTCTACACCAACCGCAGTATTCTGCTCTCCAGCATGGTGCGTATCATCAACACCCTCTCCCTGTTCGGGTTTGCCGTCATCATGCCGATGATGTTTGTTGACGAGCTGGGCTTCACCACCTCCGAGTGGCTGCAGGTCTGGGCGGTATTCTTCTTCACCACCATCTTCTCGAACGTCTTCTGGGGCGTGGTGGCGGAAAAAATGGGCTGGATGCGGGTGGTGCGCTGGTTTGGCTGCATCGGGATGGCGCTCTCGAGCCTGGCGTTTTACTACATTCCGCAGCACTTCGGACATAACTTTGCCATGGCGCTGGTGCCGGCCATCGCGCTGGGGATTTTCGTGGCGGCCTTTGTACCGATGGCGGCGGTGTTCCCGGCGCTGGAGCCGGGGCACAAGGGGGCGGCGATTTCGGTGTATAACCTTTCAGCCGGTCTGTCCAACTTCCTTGCCCCGGCGATTGCCGTGGTGCTGCTGCCCTGGTTCAGCACCCTCGGCGTGGTCATCGCCTATACGGTGCTGTATCTGCTGGCATTTGTTCTGTGCGCCTTTATCAGCGTCACGCAGCCGGGATTAGAACAAGCAAATAGCAGCAAGAGAGGAACGGCGAGTCTGCTGAATACTCCTCATCCTGAAACGCTTAAGGAGTAA
- a CDS encoding FGGY-family carbohydrate kinase, which yields MKITPETVIGVDVGSGSVRAGIFDLSGRLLSHATQKIATVHRSGSRVEQSSAEIWQAVCHCIREALARSGTPPQSVAGIGFDATCSLVVLGNDGEPLAVSPDGEAENNIIVWMDHRATEQAARINATHHPVLDYVGGKISPEMETPKLLWLKENHREVYDRAWQFFDLADFLTWHATGDVTRSICTLTCKWTWLAHENRWDPDYFRTVGLDELAGEDFVRIGQHIAAPGTPCGEGLTEQAAREMGLLPGTPVAVGLIDAHAGGIGTLGVGGGALNNLAYVFGTSSCTMTSAASAVFVPGVWGPYFSAMVPGLWLIEGGQSAAGAAIDRLLSFHPAALEARQLAQESDLPLPVYLADRLLQTFATASEAVTLAAGLHVVPEFLGNRAPFADPHARATICGLGMENDIDNLMSLYVAGLCGIGYGLRHIIDAQRECGVQTENIVISGGAGQHPFVRQLLADTCGLPVLATRCSEPVLLGSAILGAVAGNIAPSVTDAMKQFTHVDKYYYPQANYQSVHLRRYEAYKQLQQTASVIRE from the coding sequence ATGAAGATTACACCAGAAACCGTTATAGGCGTAGACGTCGGCTCCGGCAGCGTTCGCGCAGGCATTTTCGACCTCAGCGGCAGGCTGCTGTCCCACGCGACGCAGAAGATTGCCACCGTGCACCGCAGCGGAAGCCGCGTGGAGCAGTCCAGCGCCGAGATCTGGCAGGCCGTTTGCCACTGCATCCGCGAGGCGCTGGCGCGCTCCGGGACGCCCCCTCAGAGCGTTGCCGGAATCGGGTTTGACGCCACCTGCTCGCTGGTGGTGCTGGGCAACGACGGCGAACCGCTGGCGGTCAGCCCTGACGGTGAAGCGGAAAACAATATCATCGTCTGGATGGATCATCGTGCGACGGAACAGGCAGCGCGCATCAACGCCACCCATCATCCGGTGCTGGACTATGTTGGCGGAAAAATATCGCCCGAAATGGAGACGCCGAAGCTGCTGTGGCTGAAAGAAAACCATCGTGAGGTCTACGATCGCGCCTGGCAATTTTTCGATTTGGCCGATTTCCTGACCTGGCACGCGACCGGCGATGTCACCCGTTCCATCTGTACCCTGACCTGTAAATGGACGTGGCTGGCCCATGAGAACCGCTGGGACCCGGACTATTTCCGCACCGTTGGCCTGGACGAACTGGCCGGAGAAGATTTTGTCCGCATCGGCCAGCATATTGCCGCCCCCGGAACCCCTTGCGGCGAGGGCCTAACTGAGCAGGCCGCGCGTGAGATGGGCTTGCTGCCTGGCACACCGGTAGCGGTAGGGTTAATTGATGCCCATGCTGGCGGTATAGGGACCCTGGGCGTTGGCGGCGGCGCGCTGAATAACCTCGCGTATGTCTTTGGCACTTCATCGTGCACCATGACCAGCGCCGCGAGCGCCGTTTTTGTGCCCGGCGTCTGGGGGCCTTACTTTAGCGCCATGGTACCTGGACTGTGGCTGATTGAGGGCGGACAAAGCGCCGCAGGTGCCGCTATCGATCGGTTGTTAAGTTTCCATCCTGCCGCGCTGGAAGCGCGCCAGCTGGCACAGGAGTCAGACCTGCCGCTGCCGGTGTACCTGGCAGACAGGCTTTTACAGACCTTCGCCACCGCCTCAGAGGCGGTGACCCTGGCAGCCGGACTGCACGTGGTGCCCGAATTTCTGGGTAACCGCGCACCCTTTGCCGATCCCCATGCGCGGGCCACGATCTGCGGGCTGGGCATGGAGAACGACATCGATAACCTAATGTCGCTGTATGTGGCCGGCCTGTGCGGTATCGGTTACGGTTTGCGACACATCATCGACGCCCAGCGTGAATGCGGCGTACAGACCGAAAATATCGTCATCAGCGGCGGCGCGGGCCAGCACCCTTTTGTCCGCCAACTGCTGGCAGATACCTGCGGCCTGCCGGTGTTAGCGACCCGGTGCAGCGAGCCGGTATTACTGGGTTCGGCCATCCTCGGGGCTGTGGCGGGAAATATTGCCCCTTCGGTGACCGATGCCATGAAGCAATTTACCCACGTGGATAAATATTATTATCCGCAAGCGAACTATCAGTCCGTGCATCTGCGTCGATACGAGGCTTATAAGCAGCTACAACAGACTGCGTCAGTAATCAGAGAATAA